Genomic window (Mya arenaria isolate MELC-2E11 chromosome 16, ASM2691426v1):
AATTAAGGACTTCGTCTGTTTGACGGCATTGCCGACACTTTTAGACCAGATTGTGATGTTAGATTTTAATGACTGCTTACATCGCTGTTCTTAAAATGATACGCAATTGTTATGAACACGACTTAGACACTTGAAGTCGTTCAATAAGCTATTTCCTACGATTTATAACATGTGGGTAATATTTACACTGTATGAAAAGAACTTCTATATACCAAAACGTTTACTTGAACTTTTAGCTTATTTCAATGTGGTTGTACGTTTCATATCTAGTTCTAATCTATTATTCTTTGTAATAAGCATTTAACCCTTTTAGTTTCCTTAGTAAAGTGAATGACACATGCCGTGAGcttgtaatgttttgttttgcctGTTTTGCTTGTTTCGTTGTACAACGATCGTGATTTGTTTGTTTCGTTGTATAACGATCGTGTATTGTTTGTTTCGTTGTATAACGAtcgtgttttgtttgtttcgttGAACATCAACCGTGTTTTTGTATGCTTCTTTTTACAACGATCGTGATTTGTTTGCTTCGTTGTATAATAATCGTGTTTCGTTTGTTCCGTTGTACAACGATCGTGTTTTTGTATGCTTCTTTCTTCAACGAgcgtgttttgtttgtttcgttGTACAACGATAgtgcttgtttgttttgttgtacagaaaacatgtttttgtttgtttctttgtaCAACGATCGTCTTTTGCTTGTTTGGTTGTACAAACCgtgtttttgtatttccttttaCGACGATCGTGTGTGTTTGCTACTTTCTACagagatattgttttgtttgtttcgttGTACAACGATCGTGTTTTGCTTGTTTCCTTGTACAACGGTCGGGTTTTTTGTTTCTCATACAAACCATAACTGATGATATTGCATTTGCATCGAACTGCATGTAATTCtgaaatctattttttttgtaaatggaCATTTATTATGATCCTATTGTATATGCCTATTTCTGATGTTTACGGATATGTCACatgtaataaaaacactaaGCACGACCGTCCCTGTCAGCTTTTCCTAAAATCGTCCAGGTATGCTACGACGACTTACAATGGGATGTCTaaatgtctgccatgctacgaCGACTTTCCATCGGATCTCtttatgtctgccatgctacgaCGACTTTCAATGGGATGGCTATATTTCTGCCATGCTACGACCACATACAATGGGAGTCCTATATGTCCGCCATGCTACGACGACTTTCAATGGGGTCTCTATATGTCTGCCATTCTACGACGGCATACAATGGGATctctatatgtctgccatgctacgaCGACTTTCAATGGGATCTCTTTATGCTTGCCATGCTACGACAACTTTCAATGGGATGTAtctatgtctgccatgctacgaTGACTTACAATGGGATctctatatgtctgccatgctacgaCGACTTTCAATGTGATGTATCTATATCTGCCATGCTGCGACGACTTACAATTGGATGCccatatgtctgccatgctacgaCGATTAACAACTAGATCCCTGAATGTTGCCGGACATCATCATCCCTGAATGTCTGCTTTGCCGGACATCATGCTCACTGTATATATGTTGTCTTACGAAGGCGTTATGGTAATggtaataataaatacaatataatacgATGGTCGTTAAGTCTGTTGTTAAACACTGATTCATAAAAGTGATACTTTAAagtaagaaaacaaaatgaacacatCGCAAAAAATAAAACGTGGTAAAATGCCTGTTATACCACAATCAATGAGCATCgtgtaatatttatcaaaatgtacCTGTAAAGACACTTAAACACACCAGCGAGAAGAACGCTGGAActggttttaaatatttatatttatattatatttgaacgTGAACTTGAATAAAAATGGCATTAAGAATATGTGTGGTAATAACGTATTTATTCGCAACATCCTATACTCGTTGAATTTACTTAATACTCAAACAATTCATCATATGAAACACTTCAGGAatcaaatacaataatacaattttaatattataacgaATGGTATGAAAAGGACATATTGTACCTCGAACACATTTTCGACTTTAGAGAAAGAAATAATACACTCATTCGTTAACATGCAATTTGTAAACCAAATTCCTAACGGtgattttatgaaatacattcaattgactaataatatacagatatatatgAAGAATGACCTCAAATCTTCAAATATAACAACTTCAGCGGAATTTACGTCAATGCTTAAACAAATCAaatctaagacaaaaaaaacgaaaattaCTTTATAATACacagttaaaaaatgataagtattttgaatttaatcaaaaacaaaaaaaatgggAAAGTTGTTTTCAGAAGgagttaaattaaaataagtttaagtAATGCCTTACATGGCTACAATTGATACATGTAAACAAGCATTTCAGTTCAAAGCATACCTTCAAACagattttaatgcaaattagCTAACTCCAACATATGCGGCCTGTGTTCCAGCAATGAAAGAAGAATAACTCGCATGTTTTGGAAGTGCATTATAATTCAAGTTATTTGGAATAACCTGTAAGACCTTTTCAGACTAAGGGTATACTtcttaaactatatatattaacaGTTGTATTTGGGGTTCACACAGATACATGTAGTAAATATAGCAGCACCATctttattattctatttatgaaatattttctgtttgaaatACCGACAAGTGATACCAAACTTGTGTAGCTTTGAAAACCACTTAGAAACACGTTTAAATAATGAACTTGGAAATAGCcatcatgaaaaacaaaataattatccTTTCGCATAATTTTatcgatttttttaatataaaacataataaaataaacaaccaCACATAAAATACTAGTATGTTGTTTCCCCTCCCCtccctttaaagtaaacttatGCAGATCAATTCAATATCTAACATGTAAGATGCGACAAGAAATAAGCTTAATATAGATGCAACATTAACAAATTTGATGATCTGAAATGATATTGCATTTTTCCTCTTTTATATATGTTGTACAATGTTTGGATTGATATTGCTGTTGTttacatataaatgataataaaaatatgaaatataataaaaataaaatatgcacaATTAGCAGGTTTTTATGAAAGATAAagtacaaaataattatgtaaactaaaacattttgtctacaggaaacaaacaataaatgttcactTGGCCTTAaactgaaaacactttttaatcTTCTAATTCTTGTCTGTTGTATTTTGGTATGCATAATAAGACGCCGCTGAAACAATGCTAGGCGCTCCAGCAAGTTAATCACAAGATAAACACGTCTTTTGCCCAACAGCTAGGACTCAAATGCCACCCAAGCACGATTGTTTATCTAGCACAGATCCATCGCAACAGGTCGTCGTTGGCAAAGTTTAAATCCAGTGAGTCACTGAATTCATGTAGCTCCAGTACAATGAATAAAATTTTCACATTTCCAACTCGTGCACCAAACAAATCacattataaattttaaaactgttccattCTTCAGTAAACAGCCTGATCCCGAATTTTCGAAACACTGCATCTCTTTACGTACGAATGTATCAATTCACAAGAGTACGACTGTAACGGCTCGTTATCTAATGCCATTAAAAAGACAGACTTAAAACCACAGTGTTGTTTGATCGTTTATTATGTACTACAATAGTCTACGTCGAACTGaatgaaacaattataaaaatatttaaaacaactttaaGTGAGATAACTTTCAATATGATTATATGAAAGTacaaaagtacatgtataacatacgATCTAAAAATTCAGCTTtggaattaaaataatttaagaattaTCACATAGTAAAATGTACCTCTTTTAGGAATTAAACTCTGTCTATATGTGTTTCTTTTCACAGAACCAATCGAAATGTTTTGTGAGCGCACCCCCAGTGTATTATAACCTATATATAATACACTGGGGTGTCGAGGATGTTTTTTTAAGCGCACAATAAAACGATTGACTGCGAATTTCCCCCAAAACGAACCCAAGCTAAAACCTATGCATGCCCAATGaatgtaaacacatttaaggcaaaacaaaataatgttagcGGCTGCCGTCGCATTACCCACACAACCAACATCACCACAATCACCCGCACCTACACCTTTACCATTACCCGCACCATCACCATTACCACCTTACCCGTGTATATCGCAGACTGTCTCCGCCgtaaagttattgaatgttgcGCGCTTCTACTACCATACAGTTGTATTATTTTGCAGGTTACAACTGTTGCACTTTTTCCATGTCGCTAAAGATCGCCACCAATATATTTTACCCAATGCAgcatattttttcaacaatgccATTACTGGCTGTCGATATTTTCGATTACAATGTCTCTGGTACAATACTGACATTGATATATAAAGAAATTATGTAATGGTTCTGATTAATCCGTAAGAGAAGTTAACGCTAATATTTCATACAAGTTTTTGGACTtgatttgtttatctttgttataaaattcGACGAAAGATCAAGACCAGCATACAAATAAGAACGCGATAAAAATACCAATCTCACGAAAACGTAGGAAACGATGTTGCTTAAACACTGCAATATCGCGCAAAGCGAGCCAATATCATACTGTTATATGCTGGTAAATCAGTTTCAGAGATCCCAGACAAAATAGCTCAAATTTATGTTCAAGTTTATCAGGAAACACCATATAACCAACGATGTTAAGATAAgacatttcatgtttgaaataaacGTTCAAGTATATCAGGAAACACCTGATAACCAGGCATGTGTTTCAAGTTTTCCACAGCTGCacacttaaaaaacattaaaagagCACTTAAGATGGCAGGCATAATCAAGATTGCTTCAAGCATGCCTCTCAACTATTCAGTCAGCATTATTATACAACCACAACAAGCAGAAACGTGCCATGTTTTTCTTTGCTTGATttcttgttgtttgtattttatttatccttgcaattaaatgcaaactggACGTAAAATTAAAGCTCTTCTTAGTTGTGTAGATTTGAGTTGAATctttgatgtacatgtaaggGGGTTATATTGCTTTACTCTGTTTGAATTCGAGTTGTATGTCTTGTATTCGTCCTCACAAACTGGACGCAAAATTTAGCTTGTTTTTAGTTAAGTTGAGTTGAAACTTTCATGTTCAGAAAAACCGTTTTTGGAATTGAGTACTTGATGCgtgtcattaaaaaaacaagggTCAACAACCTTAAATGTGACATGGACGTGGCTATATACGCAACACTATTGACGCCCAAATTCGTTTGTAAATCAAAGGTACCATAACACCATATTTCACGATCGCGTCAAATTTATTATAAGACTCATTTCTGCTCATAGCGGCTCATCATAAATTTTGTGCGAATTCCATTTTGTCTCATTTGTAATTTCAGCTGGCTTCTCACCAGAAGGTTTCAATATGGGTCTGTGTAAGGCAAACTTGCTTTTTGTGATACTAACAAGTTACACTGTGCTGTTTAACCGATGCGCAAATACCAATGAGTTGTTGatgcaaacattttcaaaagtattatCGCTTGATAACGAACTTGGTAAACTAGATACCGAATTCAAGAAGTCCCTTACGTCGCTTGATGAAAGAATGGACAATCTGGAGATTAAACTCGAGAACTCGCTGACGGACTTGCAGACGCAGTTAGCGGAAGGGCTGGAACGTATTGCAGAGACACAGAAAAACTGCGAACCCAAACAAGGTGGAATTACAAATAATATTCCGTCGACAATTCCAAACACCGTGACGCAAATGGTAAAGACCCAATTCATTGCAATTAGTACTTCCATGAAGCGAGAAAAAGTGGCTTTAAGGAATTTGAAAAccgaaatgaataaacatatgaAGGCAATAGATAGCGAGtttcaaaatacacaaaaagcGCTTGAATACCGATTTCTAAATCAGAGTATAAACATTGAAGACCAGATTCGGGCACAGAAAAGAAACGTGAGTGATGTTATTAAAGATGTTATTATAGAAACAAACGCACATGCAAATCAACTGAAGATTGATGTTGTCAATGCACTCAGTGGTTTGGATGAACGTTTTTCAAATCAAACCAAAGAACTGAATGGTAGGTTTGAAAACCAGTCAGAGGCTATAGGCGAATTCCAGACAAATCAGGAAAACAGAATATCATCCCTTAACTCGAGAATGAGCTCAACTGAGGGAAGTTTGCAAAGTTACAAGTCGTCTTGTGATTCAATTTGGTCGGAAGTCAGCAATCTAGAGACCCGAGTATCCTCAATCGAAAAATTGCTTTCAGGTACATTATCATCTTTATTTAAGATATGAAATgcatgttatttcatttattcaataacaCCAAATGCAAATGGACAATGTACCGGATAAAGCACATGCCGTTATTTTGGAGACTATTTCGTACTGTGCGTTATTATCTTTTTTACGTTAAAACCAACAATAATTGCAACGATATTTCTTCTCAcgtaaaatgcaaatattgcGCTGTAAATACGTCAgttaaaatgatgaatataacTAACTAAGAATTCAATCATAAACTTTtatggtttgtttaaaaataacctCAGAAAAGTCATTGTGATATTTCAATGTCATAAACATACTTTGTTGGGACGTTACTCCAGCGACACATTTCTTATGGTATCCGGTTACAAGTACGTGGATGATAGCGTGCATTAGTTCGCTCGAGATTTAAAGCCTTATTCCAACAAGAAGTGTTGGGGATCATAGTGATATACTCGGCATTGTTAgactattaattaaaaaagtcGGGAAAACAAACCAGAAAGATATTATTTATACCTGAACGAGAAGGTTTTGTCATGCTATTTTCAGCGGCGCGAAAGTAATTCCTAGACTATAAACCGTACTAACAAGATACATtgtcagaaaacgacagtatggtgatacggatttttcaatacggcgtgctgttatttcactgtttgatatggaaaaggaaagTGAAAAGCATATAGTAAAGTCAAATAGGTGatggttattttaaaaaattgctATTTAAAACGGAACACAAGCTATAACAAGAGCCTAATAGAGGATATTACTGTCATTTAATACAGAATTTATTGttacatattaaatgttttctaGAATTTATTAAAACGAAAATTTAGTATTACTTATCAATGTTAGTAAACGAGTTTATCAACATTCGTATTGCATGACAAAGAATatgatattgtatttatatcttaaatactaACTTGATTATAAACAGcgcaaaatacataaaacgttGCTCTATAGCTCGCATTTGTTCGACGCCATTCCTATATGACGTCACGTCAAAAGTTAAAGtacttattaaatataatatataacgcTTGCGTGTAATGAAACGTATTTTGTTACTTTTGAAAACATCATTTACATCATTATAATATACTAAAGATAGACAAAGCATGCATTTTAATACTTGAAGTAATGCTCATTGGGGTAACCACCTTTAAATAGTAGACAAAACAGAAGTTCACTAGGGGTTAAACTAGGGCAGCTATATTATATAACGGGGtaaccgcctttgaacggtaaACGACACAGGAGTTAACTTCGGGTTTAAGCTAGAGTCTCTGTAGTACATATTGGGGTTACCGACTTTGAACGGTAAACGACACAAGAGCTCGCTGtgggttttaactagtttatatgTGGTACCTATTTGGGTTACCGACTTTGAACGGTAAACGACACAAGAGCTCGCTgtgggtttaaactagtttatatgtGGTACCTATTTGGGTTACCGACTTTGAACGGTAAACGACACAGGAGCTCGCTGTTATTTGAATTAACATAAGTAATTATTTGCATTGTTAATATAAGAAATGACCTCTTTTTTGTGAGTGCGCAAGCTGTATAAACGCAAAGACGGTATTTATGGAATTTGATCACAAGCCATTACATATAGTTCTGTTTCGCGGTATTGTGATAGCAAACACCAATACCAggccatttttgaaaatgaagagTATATCAAAAGTTCCGGGTCGTTCAATGGAAAGTATTTtactaattttgaaaatataattcccaTCAGCATGAAACAAAGGAGGCTGCGCATGCATTAACAAGtgcatatgttttaatacaaaaaggGGCTACTTACCGATTTCAAACGGTAAACGAAAAAGGTTCACTTGGGATTTAATTTAACTCGATTCGAGGGCATCATGTACAATATTTGACTAACCGATAAGCCTCATGGACTATCAATGGGGTACAAGATCC
Coding sequences:
- the LOC128221376 gene encoding fibroleukin-like, with amino-acid sequence MGLCKANLLFVILTSYTVLFNRCANTNELLMQTFSKVLSLDNELGKLDTEFKKSLTSLDERMDNLEIKLENSLTDLQTQLAEGLERIAETQKNCEPKQGGITNNIPSTIPNTVTQMVKTQFIAISTSMKREKVALRNLKTEMNKHMKAIDSEFQNTQKALEYRFLNQSINIEDQIRAQKRNVSDVIKDVIIETNAHANQLKIDVVNALSGLDERFSNQTKELNGRFENQSEAIGEFQTNQENRISSLNSRMSSTEGSLQSYKSSCDSIWSEVSNLETRVSSIEKLLSVDGQWGNWMGWTKCDTRCKTGQGYRSRECNNPVPLYGGASCSGEELEIRAFADCSEIRQNLGSVSSGVYLITTWKTNQHTKVFCDMDTDQGGWTVFQHRVDGSVDFYRDFSSYEDGFGSLQGEFWLGLKLMHEMTSRTAHDLRIDITRANDSTAYVVYADFSVGAGSNYTLHVGNALSERGLAVLPDGLQFNTYANGSAFTTFDDDNDDSWWGYCAVRYHGAWWYRFCTYRANLNGLYYTPGTFVSNKTAMIFDSRESLKTSRMMFRPSV